The sequence GTTCTGTTCCATATACTCTATGAGCTAACGTATTTGGCTTAATTTTCACAGGATAAGCTCCCAAGCGCATTGTTCCTCCAAGCTTGTCAATGCCTCTCTGCTCAGGCAGCAAATCAACGACGGGATAGGGTGTATTTGGGTCAATTTCCGTCGAATGTGCTCCTTTGAATCCCAAAATATTCCTTGCAAACTCTACAACAGTCAGCTGGAATCCAAAGCATATTCCCAAGAACGGAATGTCATTTTCTCTTGCATATCTGATTGCCATCATCTTACCTTCAGCCCCTCTTGCACCAAATCCTCCGGGCACTATTATGCCGTCAACACCCTCAAGCAAGTCAGTGCCGTATTTCTCGACATCCTCTGCTTCAATCCATCTGATTTTTACCTTTACATCATTTGCGACGCTTGAGTGCTTCAATGCCTCGATTATGCTCAGATATGAATCCTTGAGCTTCACGTACTTTCCGACTATTGCGATTTCAACAGAATCTTTGAGGCTCTTGTATTTAGCAACCATTTTCTCCCAAGCTTTCAATTCAGGCTCTCTATCCTCAAGACCGAGCCTCTTAACGAGGTATTTTCCGAGTCCTTCTCTCTCAAGCAAAAGCGGAACCTCATAAGTGTCTTCAACGTCATATGCGCTTATCACAGCTTCCTCTGGAACGTTTGTGAAGAGGCTGATCTTTTTACGCGCGCTTTCCTCAAGAGGATCTTCACTTCTTGCAACGATTGCATCTGGTTGGATACCCAAAGAGCGGAGCTCTTTAACACTGTGCTGAGTTGGCTTTGTCTTCTGCTCCCCAACGACTTTAAGCTTTGGAACATAAGTTACATGGACGAATGCAACATTCTCTCTTCCTTCTTCAAGCTGCATCTGACGAGCCGCTTCTAAGAAGGGCATGCTCTCGATATCACCAACAGTTCCGCCAATCTCTACGATAACAACATCATAATCCCTGGCTATTCTCCTTATTCTTTCCTTAATTTCGTTTGTGATGTGCGGAATGACTTGAACTGTTGCACCCAAATAATCCCCTCTCCTTTCCTTCTCAATAACGGCAGAATAAACTTTTCCCGTCGTTATGTTGTGGTCAAATGTAAGATTAGTATCTAAAAAGCGCTCATAATTGCCCAAATCCAGATCGACTTCTCCACCATCATCGAGAACAAAGACTTCACCGTGCTGATAGGGATTCATAGTTCCGGCGTCATAATTGAGATACGGGTCAATTTTAATGTTTGTAGTCTTAAAGCCCCTCGCTTTCATGAGGAGGCCTATTGATGCGCTTGTTATTCCCTTTCCCAGACCGCTCACGACACCACCAGTGACGAATATGAACTTTGTCATAGCAAAACCTCCACACGTTATGTTGGGAATTGATTGATAAGTGCTTAAAAGCTTTATTTGACACTCATTTGGAAACCTTGACTATAGAAAACCTTTTATACTCTTATTAGTCTTAACTCTTTGAGGTTGTATAATGATCGGCACTGCGATGGGAAATCTATTAACTGTCATTATAAAAAGCAGGGAAGTTAGAAAATTAATCAGTCTGGCATTTCTGCTCCTTGTAGTTCTGCCTTTCCCGTTAACGTCGAGGTTTGCAAAAGACTATCAAGAGGGTAATGGGGATAGGTATTGGAACGCTCAAGAGGAAATTAACAAAT is a genomic window of Thermococcus sp. M39 containing:
- the pyrG gene encoding glutamine hydrolyzing CTP synthase yields the protein MTKFIFVTGGVVSGLGKGITSASIGLLMKARGFKTTNIKIDPYLNYDAGTMNPYQHGEVFVLDDGGEVDLDLGNYERFLDTNLTFDHNITTGKVYSAVIEKERRGDYLGATVQVIPHITNEIKERIRRIARDYDVVIVEIGGTVGDIESMPFLEAARQMQLEEGRENVAFVHVTYVPKLKVVGEQKTKPTQHSVKELRSLGIQPDAIVARSEDPLEESARKKISLFTNVPEEAVISAYDVEDTYEVPLLLEREGLGKYLVKRLGLEDREPELKAWEKMVAKYKSLKDSVEIAIVGKYVKLKDSYLSIIEALKHSSVANDVKVKIRWIEAEDVEKYGTDLLEGVDGIIVPGGFGARGAEGKMMAIRYARENDIPFLGICFGFQLTVVEFARNILGFKGAHSTEIDPNTPYPVVDLLPEQRGIDKLGGTMRLGAYPVKIKPNTLAHRVYGTELVYERHRHRWEVNPDYIEEFERAGLIFSGISGDDKRRMEILELPEHRYFIATQFHPEFKSRPMKPAPVFRGLVKAAKEKKFGD